The proteins below are encoded in one region of Reichenbachiella sp. 5M10:
- a CDS encoding response regulator transcription factor, translated as MEKNSAKVLNLWKEYYTDHLEHYRPYNPISQLTYMAALFNPGLCYCYILNLHQLEIEMIEGNVEEITGIKASELTIDRLISILSPHETDLLVQKEALVMDFYSRQTPKMALNYKLMYFFRFVDWNGRERTMMHQSIPLTLSKNGIIEHALSIHTDVSHFNVLKNDLVSFIGLNGSPSYFNCDPQTGGFDLNQTPQHEGKLTSLLSKREIEIIRLLAKGLKGNEIAKVLNLAVSTVRTHRKNMLNKSSSKNTAELVARCLIEGVLT; from the coding sequence ATGGAAAAGAACTCTGCGAAGGTGCTCAACCTATGGAAAGAGTACTATACCGATCATCTCGAACACTACCGACCCTACAACCCCATTTCTCAACTGACCTACATGGCAGCATTGTTCAACCCTGGGCTATGCTACTGCTACATACTCAATCTTCACCAATTAGAGATCGAAATGATCGAGGGCAACGTAGAAGAAATCACTGGCATCAAAGCCAGCGAGTTGACTATAGATCGACTGATTAGTATTCTCTCTCCCCATGAAACAGACCTATTGGTTCAAAAAGAGGCTTTGGTCATGGACTTCTACTCCAGACAAACACCTAAAATGGCACTCAACTACAAATTGATGTACTTTTTTCGTTTCGTTGATTGGAATGGGAGGGAACGTACTATGATGCATCAATCTATCCCGCTGACGCTTTCCAAAAATGGCATCATCGAGCATGCACTCAGTATCCATACTGACGTGTCTCATTTCAATGTGCTCAAAAATGATCTAGTCTCATTCATCGGTCTCAACGGGAGTCCCTCATACTTCAACTGTGACCCTCAGACTGGGGGTTTTGACCTTAATCAAACTCCCCAACACGAGGGGAAGCTCACAAGTCTTTTGAGCAAACGAGAGATAGAAATTATTCGTCTCCTGGCAAAGGGCCTCAAGGGAAATGAGATAGCCAAAGTGCTCAATCTAGCCGTCAGTACAGTGCGTACACACCGCAAAAACATGCTAAACAAAAGCTCCTCGAAAAACACCGCCGAACTCGTCGCACGCTGTCTGATAGAAGGTGTGCTGACCTAG
- a CDS encoding Crp/Fnr family transcriptional regulator: MKNEACKTCQNLECIIKRNSYGEGIEDYLAQKHTIQCKKGQQFILEGAPVHGLYFVYNGKVKVAKTGFQGREQIVRFAKDGEIIGHRGFGIGQSYQINAVALEDTVLCNFTNDVLQDMLHKLPNLTYDFMMFYADELNRSETKVRKFAQMTVREKVIDAFLYIYRKFGQSNDYLNIQLSRKEIADFAGTTDEQVIRVISSLKKENLLRASGKRLGIIDLDMLRKEISEHNFFIDS, encoded by the coding sequence ATGAAAAATGAAGCGTGCAAAACCTGTCAAAACCTAGAGTGTATCATCAAACGAAACAGCTATGGAGAAGGGATAGAAGATTATCTGGCTCAAAAACACACCATTCAGTGCAAAAAAGGTCAGCAATTCATTCTAGAAGGAGCACCAGTTCATGGGTTGTATTTCGTTTACAATGGCAAGGTAAAAGTCGCCAAAACTGGATTTCAGGGACGTGAACAAATAGTTCGCTTCGCAAAAGACGGTGAAATCATAGGACACAGAGGCTTTGGGATCGGGCAATCTTATCAGATCAATGCTGTCGCTCTTGAAGATACAGTGCTGTGCAACTTCACCAATGATGTGCTCCAAGACATGCTGCACAAGCTTCCTAACCTCACGTATGACTTCATGATGTTCTACGCAGACGAGCTCAACCGCAGCGAAACCAAGGTGCGAAAGTTTGCGCAAATGACTGTCCGTGAAAAAGTTATCGATGCATTCTTATACATCTACCGAAAATTTGGACAAAGCAACGACTACCTCAATATCCAATTGTCTCGAAAAGAAATAGCTGATTTTGCTGGTACAACAGACGAACAAGTCATCCGAGTCATCTCCAGTCTAAAAAAAGAAAATCTACTGAGAGCCAGTGGAAAACGACTTGGAATCATTGACTTAGACATGCTCCGAAAAGAGATATCTGAACACAACTTCTTTATAGACAGCTGA
- a CDS encoding DNA replication/repair protein RecF — MFLQSLKLSNFKNYSSEEAQFCDHINCFVGLNGSGKTNVLDAIYYMSMTKSAFNSIDSQNIRRGESFFVIQGEFVLHEKRRTIHCSLKSQGKKLFKVDGQEYDKLSQHVGKFPVVMIAPNDDELIRESNEVRRKFFDSIISQYDGDYLRHLIRYNHHLKQRNALLKSVKETRSLNETLLTNYDEVLIQSGMVIAEKRLAFLNQYQPLFQSNYDTISEQREVVHITYKSKALDEHFPELFRESRPRDITMQRTLVGVHRDEFLFTIDEHALRKFGSQGQQKSVLISLKLAQFEFIQSHLQLTPILLLDDIFDKLDDGRIRKMLDIIASGKFKQIFLTDAREERTMSLLNHDFNPLRVFKVAQGQIIPLQ, encoded by the coding sequence ATGTTTCTTCAATCACTCAAACTCAGCAATTTTAAAAACTATTCCTCTGAAGAAGCTCAATTTTGCGATCACATCAATTGCTTCGTTGGACTAAATGGTAGTGGTAAAACTAATGTATTGGACGCCATTTATTACATGTCCATGACCAAATCTGCATTCAACTCGATCGATAGCCAAAACATCCGCCGCGGCGAGTCCTTTTTTGTCATACAAGGTGAGTTTGTGCTGCATGAAAAACGTCGTACGATTCATTGTAGTCTCAAGAGCCAGGGGAAGAAGTTATTCAAGGTCGACGGGCAGGAATATGACAAACTGAGCCAACACGTCGGCAAGTTTCCTGTAGTGATGATCGCGCCTAACGACGATGAATTAATCCGTGAGAGCAACGAGGTCCGAAGAAAATTTTTTGACAGCATCATCTCTCAATATGACGGAGACTATCTCCGCCATCTGATTCGCTACAACCATCACCTCAAACAGCGAAATGCTTTACTGAAAAGCGTCAAAGAAACGCGCTCACTCAACGAAACGCTCTTGACCAACTACGACGAGGTATTGATCCAATCAGGAATGGTCATTGCCGAAAAGCGTCTTGCATTTCTCAATCAGTACCAACCTCTCTTCCAAAGCAACTACGATACCATCTCCGAACAACGCGAGGTAGTACACATCACTTACAAATCCAAAGCACTCGACGAGCATTTTCCTGAGTTATTTCGCGAAAGCAGGCCCCGTGACATAACCATGCAGCGCACCTTGGTAGGCGTACACCGAGACGAGTTTCTCTTCACGATCGATGAGCACGCGCTCCGAAAATTTGGCTCACAGGGCCAGCAAAAATCCGTCTTGATTTCTCTGAAGCTCGCTCAATTCGAATTCATACAGTCTCACCTGCAATTGACCCCCATCCTGCTACTCGACGATATATTTGACAAACTGGACGATGGTCGTATTCGCAAAATGCTGGACATCATCGCTTCTGGAAAATTCAAACAGATCTTCCTCACCGACGCACGCGAAGAAAGAACCATGAGCCTACTCAACCATGACTTCAACCCTTTGCGGGTCTTCAAAGTTGCCCAAGGCCAAATCATACCTCTCCAATAA
- a CDS encoding tol-pal system YbgF family protein — translation MTKKRKDAEQHGSDLLENPEALAQQISRTELFIEKNKTLVSIVLGIVAVAIAGFVFGRYYVDNQNESAQRDMFQAVYYFESDSLGLALNGDGNNYGFLEIIDNYGMTEAANIASYYAGATYLKLGDFDNALKYLKDFSASDYLIQSRTYSLIGDAYMEKGQFGEAASQYEKAAAHNANDQFSPTYLMKAAIANEKAGSTKDALDNYKSIVKDYNKSAVYQDAVKHVARLQGI, via the coding sequence ATGACAAAAAAGAGAAAAGACGCAGAGCAGCATGGTAGTGATTTGCTAGAAAATCCAGAAGCACTTGCTCAGCAAATATCTAGAACCGAGCTTTTCATCGAAAAGAACAAAACACTCGTTTCGATTGTGTTGGGGATAGTGGCAGTAGCCATTGCTGGTTTTGTTTTTGGTAGATATTATGTCGACAACCAAAATGAAAGTGCACAGCGGGACATGTTTCAAGCCGTGTACTATTTTGAGTCTGATAGTTTGGGCTTAGCCCTCAACGGTGATGGTAATAACTATGGGTTTTTGGAGATCATAGACAACTATGGGATGACCGAAGCTGCCAACATCGCAAGCTACTATGCAGGAGCGACATATTTGAAACTAGGTGATTTTGACAATGCCTTGAAGTACTTGAAGGACTTCAGCGCATCAGACTATTTGATTCAGTCACGAACCTATTCATTGATCGGTGACGCGTACATGGAAAAGGGGCAGTTTGGTGAAGCAGCGAGCCAGTATGAAAAGGCAGCCGCTCACAATGCTAATGACCAGTTCAGTCCGACGTATCTTATGAAGGCTGCCATTGCCAACGAAAAAGCGGGTAGTACAAAGGATGCTTTGGATAACTACAAATCTATCGTCAAAGATTATAACAAATCTGCGGTCTATCAAGATGCAGTAAAGCATGTAGCCAGACTACAAGGGATCTAA
- the ribH gene encoding 6,7-dimethyl-8-ribityllumazine synthase — protein sequence MASAIKNLSDYSSKNLVDISEKVFAVIVSEWNEEVTGSLYNGTVQTLMAHGAKTENIVRVDVPGSFELSLGAQKLAQRQDVDAVICLGCVIQGETRHFDFICDAVAQGVTNVSLKYDKPVIFGVLTPETQKQAMDRAGGRHGNKGDEAAITAIKMLAL from the coding sequence ATGGCAAGCGCAATAAAGAATCTCAGTGACTACAGCAGCAAGAATTTAGTAGACATCAGTGAAAAGGTATTTGCAGTCATCGTCTCGGAGTGGAACGAAGAGGTAACAGGCTCTCTGTACAATGGCACAGTGCAGACCTTGATGGCCCATGGAGCTAAGACAGAGAACATCGTGAGGGTAGATGTTCCTGGTAGCTTTGAGCTTAGTCTTGGAGCCCAAAAATTAGCTCAACGTCAGGATGTGGATGCAGTGATCTGTCTAGGATGCGTGATCCAAGGGGAAACTCGACATTTTGATTTCATCTGTGACGCGGTTGCACAAGGGGTAACCAACGTGTCGTTAAAATATGATAAACCTGTCATCTTTGGCGTACTCACTCCAGAGACTCAAAAGCAGGCTATGGATCGTGCAGGAGGAAGACATGGCAACAAGGGGGATGAAGCAGCGATCACTGCGATCAAGATGTTGGCTTTGTAG
- a CDS encoding alginate export family protein produces MKNLYLIIAVLLLGCYSSQAQLSLSGEVNARGEYRNGFKRPILSTQDPAFFIEQRTRLYAGYKMKDLEIQIDLQDIRMWGEDGIVDKQYGASFGVSQAYARYYMSEKLSLKVGRQIIAYDNERMFGGLEWAMQGLRHDALLFMYEDTLGLKIHAGLAFNQNPATAGEPVRLTGTYYPPFTANGPYHATGNYKHMEYAYMNKKFDAASLSLYFINDARQYGLEDSVANRQTYGIMGMKQLSKLKLNGEFFYQGGKYATADLSAYMFSLSATLKTPITPIIVGYDHLSGQDPDSDKVTNFAPLFGTNHAFYGFMDYFYVGNGSKGGLQDIYLKTKFKIGKGALLGHLHYFLTSAEVLENGSPIDKGLGTEIDLVYVRKLGESGTFKIGYSQMFATDSMNDIKSITSETASINNWAWAQLIFKPKFL; encoded by the coding sequence ATGAAAAATCTCTACTTGATTATCGCAGTTCTACTACTGGGCTGCTACTCCTCACAAGCCCAGCTATCGCTCAGCGGCGAGGTAAACGCCAGAGGTGAATACCGAAACGGATTCAAACGCCCCATACTTTCTACACAAGACCCAGCCTTCTTTATCGAGCAAAGAACTCGACTCTACGCAGGCTACAAAATGAAAGATCTCGAAATCCAAATCGACCTCCAAGACATCCGTATGTGGGGAGAGGATGGAATCGTTGACAAACAATACGGAGCCTCCTTTGGTGTGTCTCAAGCCTACGCGAGATACTACATGAGCGAAAAATTATCCTTGAAGGTAGGTCGCCAGATCATCGCATATGACAATGAGCGAATGTTCGGAGGACTCGAATGGGCAATGCAAGGACTCCGACACGATGCCTTGCTCTTCATGTACGAAGATACTTTGGGCCTGAAAATTCACGCTGGCCTTGCGTTCAACCAAAACCCTGCGACAGCTGGTGAACCGGTGAGACTCACAGGTACCTACTACCCTCCATTCACCGCCAATGGCCCATACCATGCTACAGGAAACTACAAGCACATGGAATACGCCTACATGAACAAAAAATTTGATGCAGCAAGTCTTTCCCTCTACTTCATCAACGACGCACGCCAATACGGCCTGGAAGATTCTGTCGCCAACCGACAGACCTATGGAATCATGGGGATGAAACAACTCAGCAAACTAAAACTTAACGGAGAATTCTTCTACCAAGGTGGCAAATACGCTACTGCAGACTTGAGTGCCTACATGTTCTCCTTGTCCGCTACACTAAAAACACCTATAACCCCCATCATCGTAGGCTATGACCACTTGTCTGGACAAGACCCCGACAGTGACAAGGTCACCAATTTTGCCCCGCTGTTTGGCACTAACCATGCCTTTTACGGATTCATGGACTACTTCTATGTTGGTAATGGTTCAAAAGGCGGTCTACAAGACATCTACCTCAAGACCAAATTCAAAATCGGCAAAGGAGCACTACTTGGACACCTCCACTATTTCCTAACCTCTGCAGAAGTTCTCGAAAATGGCTCACCGATAGACAAAGGACTCGGCACAGAAATAGATCTTGTCTATGTACGCAAACTGGGCGAGTCCGGGACATTCAAAATCGGCTATTCGCAAATGTTTGCCACAGACTCTATGAATGACATCAAGAGTATCACTAGCGAAACAGCTTCAATCAACAACTGGGCCTGGGCTCAACTCATTTTCAAACCAAAATTTTTGTAA
- a CDS encoding nitrate/nitrite transporter: MTDFQPAQANKTLFLNTLAFTFCFAAWMLNGILVTFLVDNQLFDWTAVEIGWLIGIPVLTGAIFRLPAGILTDKFGGKPVFTSLLIICAIPLYLLSLADSFWSYALCSLGFGLAGTSFAIGIAYSSVWFPRDKQGTALGIFGAGNAGAAVTTMVGPNILDYLTDDKTNLENWRLMPQLYAAGLVIIAIIFFLTTKNKKPSAGSKSISTLLSPLKSIRVWRFGLYYFLVFGCFVSFAGWLVPYYTNVYGFDLATAGILASCFSLPSGVIRAFGGWLSDKFGARTIMYRVLGGTLILSIALILPKMDIYSTGKGVPAKASGTVTAVSPTSVSLDGTSYELTQKTDRLNNVENEFHFWPIKEVWQEPIVTVGDQIKKKELLAEGKTHIYFQANVWVFATLAILLGSIWGIGKAAVYKHIPDYFPQEVGVVGGMVGVLGGLGGFICPILFGYLLEGTGLWSSCWIVMLALSAICLTWMHRVIQKMTDQAAPQIASDFDRTKN, translated from the coding sequence ATGACCGATTTTCAACCGGCACAGGCCAACAAGACACTTTTCCTCAACACACTCGCTTTCACTTTCTGCTTTGCAGCATGGATGCTCAACGGCATCTTGGTCACTTTTCTTGTAGACAACCAACTTTTTGACTGGACAGCTGTAGAGATTGGCTGGCTCATCGGCATCCCCGTCTTGACAGGCGCCATATTTAGACTGCCTGCCGGGATACTTACCGACAAATTTGGAGGAAAACCCGTCTTCACCAGCCTACTTATCATTTGTGCCATCCCTCTCTATCTACTCTCTTTGGCCGACAGTTTTTGGTCCTACGCACTCTGTAGTCTTGGTTTCGGATTAGCTGGGACCAGCTTTGCCATAGGGATCGCCTATAGTTCGGTTTGGTTTCCCCGCGACAAACAAGGCACTGCACTGGGTATATTTGGTGCAGGCAATGCAGGCGCCGCAGTCACAACGATGGTCGGTCCCAACATCCTAGACTACCTCACCGACGACAAGACCAACTTAGAAAACTGGAGACTCATGCCTCAGCTCTACGCTGCAGGACTGGTGATCATAGCGATCATCTTCTTTCTCACAACAAAAAACAAAAAGCCAAGCGCCGGCTCCAAGTCCATCTCGACATTACTTAGCCCACTCAAAAGCATTCGCGTATGGCGGTTTGGACTTTATTACTTTTTGGTATTCGGTTGTTTTGTCTCCTTTGCTGGATGGCTAGTCCCCTACTATACCAATGTCTACGGGTTCGACTTGGCCACAGCCGGAATACTAGCATCCTGCTTTAGCCTCCCCTCTGGAGTTATTCGTGCCTTTGGTGGCTGGTTGTCGGACAAATTTGGAGCACGTACGATCATGTACCGTGTACTCGGTGGCACATTGATCCTATCGATAGCACTGATTCTTCCCAAAATGGACATCTACTCTACAGGCAAAGGAGTCCCCGCCAAAGCATCCGGTACGGTGACCGCCGTCTCCCCCACATCGGTCTCCCTAGATGGAACTAGCTATGAGCTCACGCAAAAAACAGATAGGCTAAACAACGTAGAAAATGAATTTCACTTCTGGCCGATCAAAGAAGTATGGCAAGAGCCAATCGTCACGGTAGGTGATCAAATCAAGAAAAAGGAATTGTTAGCCGAAGGAAAGACACACATCTACTTTCAAGCCAACGTATGGGTCTTTGCTACTTTGGCTATACTACTTGGCTCGATCTGGGGGATCGGCAAAGCAGCAGTGTACAAGCACATTCCGGACTATTTTCCCCAAGAAGTGGGAGTCGTCGGAGGCATGGTCGGAGTACTGGGAGGACTTGGAGGATTCATCTGTCCTATTCTCTTCGGCTACCTGCTCGAAGGCACTGGGCTCTGGTCTAGCTGTTGGATCGTCATGCTAGCCCTCTCGGCCATTTGCCTCACATGGATGCACCGTGTGATTCAAAAGATGACTGATCAAGCCGCTCCCCAAATCGCAAGTGACTTTGACCGTACCAAAAATTAA
- a CDS encoding methyl-accepting chemotaxis protein: MTIRDKLNTVISSMSDFSRQTNMVAINAAIHAGKLTGREAAPFMVLSREIQNMSARSMDKLEELDRLVGDIGEVSRLINQTGRQRMLLMKMVNASLMNDTTQVAVAVSAFSDSMVQIQRASINSVRCEQVIHSIRELWDELQSDMSGMAPEEMNGRVLHMIDLINDLLREYEKFAGQ; encoded by the coding sequence ATGACAATTCGAGACAAATTGAACACGGTGATCAGCAGTATGAGTGACTTCTCGAGGCAGACCAACATGGTGGCTATCAACGCTGCGATTCATGCTGGGAAGTTGACTGGCCGGGAGGCAGCTCCCTTCATGGTACTCTCTCGGGAAATACAGAATATGAGTGCCAGATCTATGGATAAGCTAGAGGAGTTGGACCGCTTGGTAGGAGATATTGGTGAGGTGTCTAGGCTTATCAATCAGACAGGGAGACAGCGCATGTTGTTGATGAAAATGGTGAATGCTAGTTTGATGAATGATACTACGCAGGTGGCGGTCGCAGTGAGCGCATTTTCGGACAGCATGGTTCAGATCCAAAGAGCATCGATCAATTCTGTGAGATGCGAGCAAGTGATCCATAGTATCCGGGAGTTGTGGGATGAGCTGCAGTCCGATATGAGTGGTATGGCTCCTGAGGAGATGAATGGTCGGGTACTGCACATGATCGATCTGATCAATGACTTGCTAAGGGAGTATGAAAAATTCGCGGGGCAATAA
- a CDS encoding cytochrome P450 has product MKLTKAFPDRSPFKNLKPFQASPILYMKEAANWGSPVDLNLPMGDFVLISDPEHAHYVLATNHQNYVKSRGYKEVARVLGQGLLTAEGEFWHKQRKLLQPSFHKPELKKLLPSVWDTAEGYLEAIASGGTFRVDTEMSGLTLTVLLNSLIRYQHAELRDTMSENIEFAQEFIVDRIRSPFKWPVWVPTKTHRRYHYMVQKSNELIQQCVDARRAVGDQEVNDLLAVLLEQHDGEGGFVRIRDEMMTFLFAGHETSALSMTWTLHLLAHFPDVQAKLYAEVGGLASLADLDTMNFSNLKYTQQVIMEAMRYYPPIWNIVRRAVEDDVVGGVEIPRGKQLMINIYQLHHNSQYWDDPEQFRPERFAERNFKHKFQYLPFGAGPRFCIGNNFALLEITILLVQFVRAFELKPLGEKARAFNPLLTLRPEAPIELELVPR; this is encoded by the coding sequence ATGAAATTGACCAAAGCTTTTCCTGACCGTTCTCCATTCAAAAATTTGAAGCCATTTCAAGCTTCTCCTATACTCTATATGAAGGAGGCGGCAAATTGGGGATCCCCTGTTGATCTCAATCTTCCTATGGGGGATTTTGTCTTGATTTCGGATCCTGAGCACGCACACTATGTTTTGGCTACTAATCATCAAAATTATGTGAAGAGCCGAGGATACAAGGAGGTAGCTCGGGTGCTCGGCCAAGGCTTGCTGACTGCAGAGGGGGAGTTTTGGCATAAACAACGAAAGTTGCTGCAACCCTCTTTTCACAAGCCAGAACTGAAGAAATTGCTGCCTTCTGTGTGGGATACGGCAGAAGGCTATCTGGAGGCTATAGCTAGTGGCGGTACATTTCGTGTGGATACGGAGATGAGTGGACTCACCTTGACCGTGTTGCTCAATTCGCTGATACGGTATCAGCACGCTGAGCTGCGTGATACGATGAGCGAGAATATTGAGTTTGCGCAGGAATTTATCGTAGATAGGATACGGTCTCCATTCAAGTGGCCTGTGTGGGTACCTACCAAGACACATCGTCGCTATCACTATATGGTGCAGAAAAGCAACGAACTGATTCAGCAATGTGTAGATGCACGTCGAGCTGTAGGTGACCAAGAGGTCAATGATCTCTTGGCGGTGCTTTTGGAGCAGCATGATGGTGAGGGAGGTTTTGTGCGCATTAGGGATGAGATGATGACCTTTCTGTTTGCAGGACATGAGACTTCCGCTTTGTCGATGACATGGACCTTGCATTTGTTGGCGCATTTTCCAGATGTGCAGGCAAAGCTGTACGCTGAAGTCGGAGGGCTAGCGAGTTTAGCTGATCTGGACACGATGAATTTCAGTAATTTGAAATATACTCAGCAGGTGATCATGGAGGCCATGAGATACTATCCGCCGATATGGAATATCGTGCGTCGAGCTGTTGAGGATGATGTCGTGGGAGGAGTAGAGATACCTAGAGGCAAGCAGCTCATGATCAATATTTATCAACTCCATCACAACAGTCAGTATTGGGATGATCCCGAGCAGTTTAGACCAGAGAGATTTGCCGAAAGAAATTTCAAGCACAAGTTTCAATACTTGCCTTTTGGCGCAGGCCCACGTTTTTGTATTGGCAATAATTTCGCACTTTTAGAAATTACAATTTTACTTGTGCAGTTTGTGAGAGCGTTTGAGCTCAAACCACTTGGAGAAAAGGCACGAGCTTTCAATCCGCTATTGACGCTGCGTCCAGAGGCCCCGATAGAGCTTGAGTTAGTGCCTCGCTAG
- the pdhA gene encoding pyruvate dehydrogenase (acetyl-transferring) E1 component subunit alpha — MASVKEKKNTRAKSKSDFPKETYMEWYESMLLMRKFEEKAGQLYGQQKIKGFCHLYIGQEACVAGAVSALEKGDKYITAYRDHAHPMALGTDPKAIMAELYGKATGISKGKGGSMHMFDKENGFFGGHGIVGGQVPLGAGIAFAEQYNNTGKLCMTYMGDGAVRQGAFHEALNMAMTMKLPVVFCIENNGYAMGTSVARTSNVTGLDQLGASYEMPSESVDGMSVIDVHHAVARAAKRARAGEGPTLLEFRTYRYKGHSMSDPAKYRTKEEVEQYKQRDPIEQIKHEILDQKIATQEDLDAIANKIKEIVTESVKFAEESEYPTADQAYTDVYADPAYPFLED; from the coding sequence ATGGCAAGTGTAAAAGAAAAAAAGAATACCAGAGCAAAATCCAAAAGTGATTTTCCGAAAGAAACCTACATGGAGTGGTATGAGTCCATGTTGTTGATGAGAAAGTTTGAAGAGAAAGCCGGCCAGCTCTATGGTCAGCAAAAAATCAAGGGTTTTTGTCACCTTTATATTGGCCAAGAGGCATGTGTCGCCGGTGCAGTATCTGCCTTGGAAAAGGGAGATAAATACATCACAGCATATAGAGATCACGCCCACCCTATGGCTTTGGGTACAGACCCAAAGGCAATCATGGCAGAGCTATACGGGAAGGCAACAGGAATCTCTAAGGGTAAGGGAGGTTCAATGCACATGTTTGACAAAGAGAACGGCTTTTTTGGCGGACACGGGATCGTTGGTGGTCAGGTGCCGTTAGGAGCAGGGATTGCATTTGCTGAGCAGTACAACAACACAGGCAAGCTGTGCATGACCTATATGGGAGACGGTGCAGTAAGACAGGGGGCTTTTCACGAAGCTCTCAACATGGCGATGACTATGAAGTTGCCTGTTGTATTTTGTATCGAAAACAATGGTTATGCCATGGGTACTTCTGTAGCTCGTACTTCTAACGTCACAGGACTAGATCAGTTGGGTGCTTCATACGAGATGCCATCAGAGTCAGTAGACGGTATGTCGGTGATCGATGTACACCATGCAGTAGCAAGAGCGGCCAAGAGAGCTAGAGCGGGTGAAGGACCGACACTGTTGGAGTTCAGAACATACAGATACAAAGGACACTCGATGTCTGATCCTGCAAAGTATAGAACCAAAGAAGAAGTGGAGCAATACAAGCAGAGAGATCCAATCGAGCAAATCAAGCACGAGATTTTGGATCAGAAAATCGCTACCCAAGAGGATTTGGACGCGATTGCTAACAAGATCAAAGAAATCGTGACGGAATCAGTGAAATTTGCAGAAGAGTCAGAATACCCAACTGCAGATCAGGCCTACACAGACGTATATGCAGATCCTGCATACCCGTTCTTGGAGGATTAA